The genomic region CGTAAATGCTTTTAGGAAAAGGGTTGGGTTGTTGAAACACCATCCCAATGCGTTTGCGCACCGCCACCACGTCCACGCTAGGGTCGTAAATATCATGGCCGTCAATCTCTATTTTTCCTTCAATGCGCACAGAGCTAATCAAATCATTCATCCGGTTCAAGCAGCGCAAATAGGTCGATTTTCCACAACCTGAGGGTCCAATAAACGCCGTAATTTTGTTCTCATAAATATCTAAGTTCACGCCCTTAAGTGCTTGATTGTCGCCGTACCACAACTTTAAATCGCGTGATTGCACCTTTACATGTAAGCCCTCAGTGTTCATCTTTTTCCTTTACCATTTTTTCGTAAATTTGCGGCGCAAGAAAATTGCAACCGTGTTTAAAGATAATAAAATCGTTAGTAATACCAAAATTCCCGCCGCTGTTTTTTCCACGTACATTTTCTCAGGCATCCCTGACCACGTGTAAATTTGTGCAGGCATAACCGTCGCTGCTTCAAAAATACTTGTCGCAGCATCGGGCACAAACGCAATCATTCCCACCATAATCAACGGTGCCGTTTCGCCGATAGCTTGGGCTAATGCAATGATAGAACCTGTTAGCATCCCTGGTAAAGCAAGGGGCAACACATGGTCTTTGACAATTTGCCAGCGGGTTAGTCCTAGCCCAAATCCCGCCAAGCGAATGGATTCAGGCACGGATTTGAGGGCCGCTTTTGAACTCACAATAATCACAGGCAAACTCATAAGCGCCAAGGTCATCCCACCCACCAGTGGCGAACTGCGCGGTACGCCAAAAAAGTTGATAAAAATCGCCAAGCCCAACAAACCAAACAAGATAGAAGGAATGGCCGCAAGGTTATTGATGTTGATTTCAATCAATTGTGTCAAACGGTTATCGGGCGCAAACTCTTCCAAATAAATCGCCGTCATAATCCCAATAGGCACCGCAATGGCCATGGTCACAAGCATCGTAAGCACCGAGCCTACAACAGCAGAGAAAAACCCTGCATTTTCAGGGATTTTAGAATCACCTGTTGAGAAAAAAATGCTGTTAAAACGCAACTCCACCTTTCCCTCTGCCCTCAAGGCTTCAACTTGTTCAATCTGTGCAGGCTTAAGGCGGTGCTGTTTGCCTTTAATGTACTGGTCGGTTTCTGCCGCGCCCAAGGCCCATAGGGTTTGGGTGGTGTTCATCCATTCGGGATTCTTTTCCACCATAGCAGGCAAACCCCGCACCCACGCACGCGAAATCACACTCAACGTATTGCGGTCAAATTCAGCATAAGGATTCTTAAGGGTTCCCTCGTCGATTGTCACATCCACTTTGACGTAGACTTGATTTAAAGCCGGCAACCCCTGACGCACCATATCAAACAAAAAAATTCCCAAAAAGAAGAGTGAAGACGCTAGCGCCAACGCAGCAAACCCTTTAAAGCGCGCAGCTTTTTGGTTGCGTTTTTTAATTTGTGGGATATAAAAATAGTTATTTTCTTTCATCTTATCCCCTTATAAGCTCGAAACTTTGTATTTTTTATGGAAAGAGCGAATCATGTAGACTGAAATCACATTAATAATCAGTGTTACTACAAACAGCACCAACCCAAGAGCAAAGGCCGCTAGCGTAAGCGAGCTGTCAAAGGCTTGGTCGCCGATGAGAGATTCAACTATTTTTACCGTAACCGTTGTCATGTCTTCTAAAGGATTCCACGAGAGGTTTGGTCGAAGCCCCGCTGCCATAACCACAATCATTGTCTCCCCCAAAGCACGCGACACACCCAAAAGGACTGCCGCAATGATGCCAGGCATCGCCGAGGGAAGCACCACAAATTTGATGGTTTCGGCTTGATTCATCCCAAGAGCCAAAGAGCCATTGCGCACGTTTTGGGGCACAGAGCTAATCACATCATCCGAAAGCGACGCAATGATGGGGATAATCATAATCCCCATAACAACCCCAGCACCTAGCGCACTCTCATAAGATGCCCGAATGCCTAGCGACTCAAAAAGCGCTACCAGCAAAGGCGCTACCGTGATGGCTGCGAAAAACCCGTAAACCACCGTAGGGATGCCTGCTAAAATTTCAAGGGCAGGTTTCACGCGGTTTCGGGTTTTTTCACTCGCGTATTCGGCAAGGTAAATGGCTGAAAAAAGCCCAATAGGCACCGCAACAAGCATGGCAATAGCAGTGATGTAAAAGGTTCCCGCAAAAATGGGCACTGCGCCAAATTTTGCAGCCGAAACCTCTTCATGCCCTCGCCCTGCTCCTTCTAAAAAAGCACTGTCAGGGTTCCATTCCAAGCCAAATAAAAAATTAAAAAAGCTTTCACGTTGGAAAAAATGCATCGCTTCAAACACAATAGAAATCAAAATACCAAAGGTGGTAATAATGGAAATAAAGCTAGCGAGCATCAAAACGCCGCGAATAAACTGCTCCACCAAATCCCTAGCTTTTGTGTGTCCGTCCATGCGAGAAAAAAGAAAGTAAAGGCTAATGGCGCCTGCCCCAAGCGCCGCAGCAATCAACATCAAAGGGGGCAACCCCTGCCACCCAAAAAGAGATAAAAACACCC from Sulfurospirillum tamanense harbors:
- the pstA gene encoding phosphate ABC transporter permease PstA; its protein translation is MKENNYFYIPQIKKRNQKAARFKGFAALALASSLFFLGIFLFDMVRQGLPALNQVYVKVDVTIDEGTLKNPYAEFDRNTLSVISRAWVRGLPAMVEKNPEWMNTTQTLWALGAAETDQYIKGKQHRLKPAQIEQVEALRAEGKVELRFNSIFFSTGDSKIPENAGFFSAVVGSVLTMLVTMAIAVPIGIMTAIYLEEFAPDNRLTQLIEININNLAAIPSILFGLLGLAIFINFFGVPRSSPLVGGMTLALMSLPVIIVSSKAALKSVPESIRLAGFGLGLTRWQIVKDHVLPLALPGMLTGSIIALAQAIGETAPLIMVGMIAFVPDAATSIFEAATVMPAQIYTWSGMPEKMYVEKTAAGILVLLTILLSLNTVAIFLRRKFTKKW
- the pstC gene encoding phosphate ABC transporter permease subunit PstC, which translates into the protein MDGHTKARDLVEQFIRGVLMLASFISIITTFGILISIVFEAMHFFQRESFFNFLFGLEWNPDSAFLEGAGRGHEEVSAAKFGAVPIFAGTFYITAIAMLVAVPIGLFSAIYLAEYASEKTRNRVKPALEILAGIPTVVYGFFAAITVAPLLVALFESLGIRASYESALGAGVVMGIMIIPIIASLSDDVISSVPQNVRNGSLALGMNQAETIKFVVLPSAMPGIIAAVLLGVSRALGETMIVVMAAGLRPNLSWNPLEDMTTVTVKIVESLIGDQAFDSSLTLAAFALGLVLFVVTLIINVISVYMIRSFHKKYKVSSL